The Falco naumanni isolate bFalNau1 chromosome 1, bFalNau1.pat, whole genome shotgun sequence genome window below encodes:
- the MRPL35 gene encoding 39S ribosomal protein L35, mitochondrial, which produces MAAARGAVAGILGRWAGRWAAAGRALPGLSAWRFAQVWAPTAAPLWRPRLPGRALSAGGTPSLLGSVTSLLPSILQQPARTLTYCSLRNGKRKSVKSVVKRFLRLHNGLWVRRKSGYKKKLWKKSASQRKRLRELVLCTRTQCKLLDKMTTSFWKRRNWYVDDPYQKYHDRTNLHM; this is translated from the exons ATGGCGGCGGCGCGCGGGGCCGTGGCGG GGATCCTGGGCCGCTGGGCCGGCCGCTGGGCCGCCGCGGGCCGCGCTCTCCCCGGCCTCTCGGCCTGGCGCTTCGCGCAGGTGTGGGCACCGACGGCGGCCCCGCTGTGGAGACCGCGGCTGCCCGGGAGGGCCCTGTCCGCGGGAGGCACCCCCTCGCTCCTCGGCAG TGTCACATCTCTGCTTCCGAGTATCCTTCAACAGCCAGCGAGGACTCTCACTTACTGTAGCTTACGgaatggaaagaggaaaagcgTGAAATCTGTCGTCAAGAGGTTTCTCCGGCTGCACAATGGCCTTTGGGTTAGGAGAAAG TCTGGTTATAAGAAGAAACTGTGGAAGAAGTCAGCATCTCAGAGGAAGCGTTTGAGAGAGCTGGTGTTGTGCACTAGAACACAATGTAAGCTCCTTGATAAAATGACCacttctttctggaaaagaagaaattggtATGTTGATGATCCCTACCAGAAGTATCACGACCGCACAAATCTTCATATGTAG